A single Curtobacterium sp. MCSS17_015 DNA region contains:
- the infB gene encoding translation initiation factor IF-2, with the protein MAKPRVHEIASELGVDSKTALEKLKELGEFVKGPSSSIEPPVARKLRAALQAGGASASSTPAAPAAKAPAAPRSGAPKPGGPKPGPKRPAPAPAPEPVVEAAPAAPAVDGAPVPAAPKSVAQRQAEAEAARKAAAEQKAAEQKAQQSGDQPKDSGPSDAVKPGGTKPSGAAPKPGGPKPGARPGNNPYASSQGMGARPPRPGNNPFASNQGMGQRPAAGAGGGNGIPRPQPPRPGAPRPGAPRPGGPGQNNRPNGFGQRPGQGGGRGGPGGGFNRPGGAGAGAGGGFARPAFTGPRPAGGGGRGRGPGGGTAGAFGRGGGKSRARKSKRTKRAEYEMRQAPSLGGVQVPRGDGNTVVRLRRGASISDFADKIDASPGNLVTVLFHLGEMATATESLDEATFEVLGEELGYKIQVVSPEDEDKELLEGFDIDIEAEYADEDDSVLQQRPPVVTVMGHVDHGKTRLLDAIRNSKVVEGEAGGITQHIGAYQIVTEHEGIERPITFIDTPGHEAFTAMRARGAQVTDIAILVVAADDGIMPQTVEALNHAQSAGVPIVVAVNKIDKEGANPAKVRQQLTEYNLVAEEYGGDVMFVDVSARQNIGIQELLDAVLLTADAGLDLRANPDKDARGVAIEARLDKGRGAVATVLIQSGTLHVGDAIVAGTAYGRVRAMVDENGTPVDAATPSRPVQVQGLSSVPRAGDTFLVTEDDRTARQIAEKREAAQRNAQLAKARKRISLEDFTRALEEGKVESLNLIIKGDVSGAVEALEQSLLDIEVDDSVQLRILHRGVGAITESDIDLATIDNAIVIGFNVRPDVKARERAAREGIDVRFYSVIYNALEDIENSLKGMLKPEYEEVQSGVAEIREVFRSSKFGNIAGVIVRSGTITRNAKARVIRDGVVLADGLAIESLRRFKDDVTEVRTDFEAGIGLGKFNDIQIGDEIETTELVEKPRD; encoded by the coding sequence GTGGCTAAACCACGCGTACACGAGATCGCAAGCGAGCTCGGCGTCGACAGCAAGACCGCACTCGAGAAGCTCAAGGAGCTCGGCGAGTTCGTCAAGGGCCCGAGCTCGAGCATCGAGCCCCCCGTCGCACGGAAGCTCCGTGCAGCCCTGCAGGCCGGGGGCGCATCCGCGTCGTCGACGCCTGCAGCCCCCGCCGCCAAGGCCCCCGCAGCACCGCGGAGCGGTGCTCCGAAGCCCGGTGGCCCCAAGCCCGGGCCGAAGCGCCCGGCACCCGCACCGGCACCCGAGCCGGTCGTCGAGGCGGCACCCGCTGCCCCCGCGGTCGACGGTGCCCCGGTACCGGCCGCGCCGAAGTCGGTCGCGCAGCGCCAGGCCGAGGCCGAGGCGGCTCGCAAGGCCGCCGCCGAGCAGAAGGCCGCCGAGCAGAAGGCCCAGCAGAGCGGTGACCAGCCGAAGGACTCCGGTCCGAGTGACGCGGTGAAGCCCGGTGGAACCAAGCCGTCCGGCGCTGCGCCGAAGCCCGGTGGCCCGAAGCCCGGCGCCCGTCCCGGCAACAACCCCTACGCGTCGAGCCAGGGCATGGGCGCACGTCCGCCGCGCCCGGGCAACAACCCGTTCGCGTCCAACCAGGGCATGGGTCAGCGCCCCGCCGCCGGTGCCGGTGGCGGGAACGGCATCCCGCGTCCGCAGCCGCCGCGTCCCGGTGCTCCCCGCCCGGGTGCCCCGCGTCCCGGCGGTCCCGGTCAGAACAACCGTCCGAACGGCTTCGGGCAGCGCCCGGGCCAGGGCGGCGGCCGTGGTGGCCCCGGTGGTGGCTTCAACCGTCCCGGTGGTGCCGGTGCCGGTGCCGGCGGCGGGTTCGCCCGTCCGGCGTTCACCGGTCCGCGTCCGGCCGGTGGTGGCGGTCGTGGCCGCGGCCCCGGCGGCGGTACCGCTGGTGCGTTCGGTCGCGGTGGCGGCAAGAGCCGTGCCCGCAAGTCGAAGCGGACGAAGCGCGCCGAGTACGAGATGCGGCAGGCACCGTCGCTCGGCGGTGTGCAGGTCCCGCGTGGTGACGGCAACACGGTCGTCCGACTCCGTCGCGGTGCGAGCATCTCGGACTTCGCGGACAAGATCGACGCGAGCCCGGGCAACCTGGTGACGGTGCTGTTCCACCTCGGTGAGATGGCGACCGCGACCGAGTCCCTGGACGAGGCCACCTTCGAGGTGCTCGGCGAGGAGCTCGGCTACAAGATCCAGGTCGTGTCGCCCGAGGACGAGGACAAGGAGCTCCTCGAGGGCTTCGACATCGACATCGAGGCCGAGTACGCCGACGAGGACGACTCCGTCCTGCAGCAGCGTCCCCCGGTCGTCACCGTCATGGGTCACGTCGACCACGGTAAGACCCGACTGCTCGACGCGATCCGCAACTCCAAGGTCGTCGAGGGCGAAGCCGGCGGCATCACGCAGCACATCGGTGCGTACCAGATCGTCACCGAGCACGAGGGCATCGAGCGCCCGATCACCTTCATCGACACCCCGGGTCACGAGGCCTTCACGGCCATGCGTGCTCGTGGTGCGCAGGTGACGGACATCGCGATCCTCGTGGTCGCGGCGGACGACGGCATCATGCCGCAGACCGTCGAGGCCTTGAACCACGCCCAGTCGGCCGGTGTGCCGATCGTGGTCGCGGTGAACAAGATCGACAAGGAGGGGGCGAACCCCGCCAAGGTCCGGCAGCAGCTCACCGAGTACAACCTGGTGGCCGAGGAGTACGGCGGCGACGTCATGTTCGTCGACGTGTCGGCGCGGCAGAACATCGGCATCCAGGAACTCCTGGACGCCGTGCTGCTCACCGCTGACGCCGGTCTCGACCTGCGTGCGAACCCCGACAAGGACGCCCGAGGCGTCGCGATCGAAGCACGACTCGACAAGGGCCGTGGTGCGGTGGCGACCGTCCTCATCCAGTCCGGCACGCTGCACGTCGGCGACGCGATCGTGGCGGGCACGGCGTACGGCCGCGTCCGTGCGATGGTCGACGAGAACGGCACGCCGGTCGACGCGGCGACGCCGAGCCGTCCGGTCCAGGTGCAGGGTCTGTCGTCGGTGCCGCGCGCCGGTGACACGTTCCTCGTCACCGAGGACGACCGCACCGCGCGTCAGATCGCCGAGAAGCGTGAGGCCGCCCAGCGGAACGCGCAGCTGGCCAAGGCCCGCAAGCGCATCTCGCTCGAGGACTTCACCCGTGCACTCGAAGAGGGCAAGGTCGAGTCGCTCAACCTCATCATCAAGGGTGACGTCTCCGGTGCCGTCGAGGCACTCGAGCAGTCGCTCCTCGACATCGAGGTGGACGACAGCGTCCAGCTGCGCATCCTGCACCGTGGTGTGGGTGCGATCACGGAGTCGGACATCGACCTCGCCACGATCGACAACGCGATCGTCATCGGCTTCAACGTCCGTCCGGACGTCAAGGCCCGTGAGCGTGCCGCGCGTGAGGGCATCGACGTCCGCTTCTACTCGGTCATCTACAACGCACTCGAGGACATCGAGAACTCGCTCAAGGGCATGCTCAAGCCCGAGTACGAAGAGGTCCAGTCGGGTGTCGCCGAGATCCGCGAGGTGTTCCGCTCCTCGAAGTTCGGCAACATCGCCGGTGTCATCGTCCGCTCCGGCACGATCACGCGCAACGCCAAGGCGCGCGTCATCCGTGACGGTGTGGTGCTGGCGGACGGACTCGCCATCGAGTCCCTGCGTCGCTTCAAGGACGACGTCACCGAGG
- a CDS encoding cysteine hydrolase has translation MIDASDPTDASDPADGWLVVIDMQRVFTGASPWAAPRYADAAAAIEELLPRFPGRTVFTRFVAPERPTGAWRPYYRDWPFALVPDTDPLYALTEPFAGRAERGDPVVTETTFGKWGTSLRRVTGEQPHLVLAGVSTDCCVLSTALAAADAGVRVTVVASACAGASDADHARALDAMRLYAPLVTVVDSL, from the coding sequence GTGATCGACGCATCCGACCCCACCGACGCGTCCGACCCCGCCGACGGGTGGCTCGTCGTCATCGACATGCAGCGGGTCTTCACCGGTGCCAGCCCGTGGGCGGCACCGCGCTACGCCGACGCCGCCGCGGCGATCGAGGAGCTGCTCCCGCGGTTCCCCGGACGGACCGTGTTCACGCGCTTCGTCGCGCCCGAACGGCCGACGGGTGCCTGGCGGCCGTACTACCGCGACTGGCCCTTCGCCCTCGTTCCCGACACCGACCCGCTGTACGCGCTCACCGAGCCGTTCGCCGGGCGGGCCGAGCGTGGCGACCCCGTCGTCACCGAGACGACCTTCGGGAAGTGGGGGACGAGCCTCCGACGGGTCACGGGGGAGCAGCCGCACCTCGTCCTCGCCGGTGTCTCGACCGACTGCTGTGTCCTCTCGACCGCCCTCGCGGCCGCTGACGCCGGTGTCCGTGTGACGGTCGTCGCCTCCGCGTGCGCCGGCGCGAGCGACGCCGACCACGCACGCGCCCTCGACGCGATGCGCCTGTACGCCCCGTTGGTCACGGTCGTCGACTCCCTGTGA
- a CDS encoding site-2 protease family protein, with protein MTVGTVLLFVLGVVVFIIGLLVSIGLHELGHLAFAKLFNVKVTQYSLGFGKAVWSFRRGETEYGIRPILLGGYISMVGMLKPRASGREITNTGMYSAFVQDARAASAEQIAESGGDDSRAFYRLTPWKRIIVMVAGPAMNLVIGVLLFGVLLVGFGAPTTTFTTRVDCVLPTSARTTCTDGDAVSPAKEAGIRSGDVVVSVDGRRNPTITEVSELFQRSAGEQVTVVVERDGAERTLQVTPQLATRDVYTEDGAVAENSDGTTKTQRVGVVGVSIGQTLVRQSPAAVLPAAGAQIAASAHLIIDLPQRLVAVWNAAFGAQERAQDSPVSVVGVGRAIGTVSSMSGVPVVDKVYTILGLLASLNIGLFVLNMVPLLPLDGGHIAGALWEAVKRRTFRLFGKADPGPIDLAKTMPLTMVVVVLLAGMSALLIYADLVRPVDLFG; from the coding sequence GTGACCGTCGGAACCGTCCTGCTCTTCGTCCTCGGCGTCGTCGTCTTCATCATCGGTCTGCTGGTGTCGATCGGCCTCCACGAGCTCGGCCACCTGGCCTTCGCCAAGCTCTTCAACGTCAAGGTGACCCAGTACTCGCTCGGGTTCGGCAAGGCCGTCTGGTCCTTCCGGCGCGGCGAGACCGAGTACGGCATCCGGCCGATCCTGCTCGGCGGCTACATCTCGATGGTCGGCATGCTGAAGCCGCGCGCGTCCGGGCGTGAGATCACGAACACCGGCATGTACTCGGCGTTCGTGCAGGACGCCAGGGCCGCCAGCGCCGAGCAGATCGCGGAGTCCGGTGGCGACGACTCGCGCGCCTTCTACCGACTCACGCCGTGGAAGCGGATCATCGTGATGGTCGCGGGGCCGGCGATGAACCTGGTGATCGGGGTCCTGCTGTTCGGGGTGCTCCTCGTGGGGTTCGGTGCCCCGACCACGACGTTCACGACCAGGGTCGACTGCGTGCTGCCGACGAGTGCCCGGACGACGTGCACGGACGGCGATGCGGTCTCGCCGGCGAAGGAGGCCGGGATCCGGTCGGGCGACGTGGTCGTGTCGGTCGACGGGCGGCGCAACCCGACGATCACCGAGGTCTCCGAGCTGTTCCAGCGCTCCGCGGGGGAACAGGTCACCGTGGTCGTCGAGCGCGACGGAGCCGAGCGCACGTTGCAGGTGACCCCGCAGCTGGCCACCCGGGACGTGTACACCGAGGACGGTGCGGTCGCGGAGAACAGCGACGGGACGACGAAGACGCAGCGGGTCGGGGTCGTCGGGGTGAGCATCGGCCAGACGCTCGTCCGCCAGTCGCCGGCGGCGGTGCTGCCCGCGGCCGGTGCCCAGATCGCCGCGTCCGCCCACCTCATCATCGACCTGCCGCAGCGCCTCGTCGCCGTCTGGAACGCGGCGTTCGGCGCACAGGAGCGGGCGCAGGACAGCCCGGTGTCGGTCGTCGGCGTCGGACGGGCGATCGGCACGGTGTCGTCGATGAGCGGCGTCCCCGTCGTGGACAAGGTGTACACGATCCTCGGTCTGTTGGCCTCGCTCAACATCGGGCTGTTCGTGCTGAACATGGTGCCGCTGCTCCCGCTCGACGGCGGCCACATCGCCGGCGCCCTGTGGGAAGCGGTGAAGCGACGCACCTTCCGGCTGTTCGGCAAGGCGGATCCGGGGCCCATCGACCTCGCGAAGACGATGCCGCTGACCATGGTCGTGGTCGTGCTCCTCGCGGGCATGAGTGCGCTGCTCATCTACGCCGACCTCGTGCGACCGGTGGACCTGTTCGGCTAG
- a CDS encoding proline--tRNA ligase, which produces MVTRLSHLFLRTLRDDPSDAEVTSHKLLVRAGYVRRQSPGIFAWLPLGLRVRSKIEGIIRDEMVAAGAQEVLLPALLPREPYEATNRWTEYGDGMFRLQDRKGSDYLLAPTHEEMFALLVKDLYSSYKDLPVTLFQIQDKYRDEARPRAGLLRGREFTMKDAYSFDLDDAGLERSYQVMRDAYERIFARLGLDYVIVKADAGAMGGSKSEEFLHPIAVGEDTFVRSAGGYAANVEAYVTPVPEAKSIDGLPAPVLLPAADTPTIESLVAHANAVAPRDGAPWTAADTLKNVVLALTHLDGTREVVVVGLPGDRDVDLKRAEVAFAPAEVEAAGDDDFRKHRGLVKGYIGPQVLGAESATGLRYFVDPRVVDGTTWVTGANERGVHVSGLVAGRDFTADGVAEVSDVRAGDPAPDGSGPLETARGMEIGHVFQLGRKYAEALGLKVQDENGKLATVTMGSYGIGVTRILAILAEAHNDEKGLAWPKHVAPFDVHVVATGKDATAFDLAESIVAQLEGERFEVVYDDRPKVSPGVKLRDAELLGMPIVVVAGRNAADGVVELWDRATGERRDVPVAELVDAVRAI; this is translated from the coding sequence GTGGTCACACGGCTCTCACATCTCTTCCTCCGCACGCTCCGCGACGACCCCTCCGACGCCGAGGTGACGAGTCACAAGCTGCTCGTCCGCGCCGGGTACGTCCGTCGCCAGTCGCCCGGCATCTTCGCCTGGCTGCCGCTCGGGCTCCGCGTCCGCTCGAAGATCGAGGGCATCATCCGCGACGAGATGGTCGCCGCCGGTGCGCAGGAGGTGCTCCTGCCCGCGCTCCTGCCGCGTGAGCCGTACGAGGCCACCAACCGCTGGACCGAGTACGGCGACGGCATGTTCCGGTTGCAGGACCGCAAGGGTTCCGACTACCTGCTCGCGCCCACCCACGAAGAGATGTTCGCGCTCCTCGTGAAGGACCTGTACTCCTCGTACAAGGACCTGCCGGTCACGCTGTTCCAGATCCAGGACAAGTACCGCGACGAGGCCCGCCCGCGTGCCGGCCTGCTGCGGGGTCGCGAGTTCACGATGAAGGACGCGTACTCGTTCGACCTCGACGACGCCGGGCTCGAGCGCAGCTACCAGGTCATGCGTGACGCGTACGAGCGGATCTTCGCGCGCCTGGGTCTCGACTACGTCATCGTCAAGGCCGACGCCGGTGCGATGGGCGGGTCGAAGTCCGAGGAGTTCCTGCACCCGATCGCGGTCGGCGAGGACACCTTCGTCCGCAGCGCCGGCGGTTACGCGGCCAACGTCGAGGCGTACGTCACCCCGGTACCCGAGGCGAAGTCGATCGACGGGCTGCCCGCGCCCGTGCTGCTCCCCGCGGCGGACACCCCGACGATCGAGTCGCTCGTCGCGCACGCCAACGCCGTCGCCCCGCGCGACGGCGCCCCCTGGACGGCAGCGGACACGCTGAAGAACGTCGTCCTCGCGCTGACCCACCTCGACGGCACGCGTGAGGTCGTCGTCGTCGGTCTGCCCGGCGACCGTGACGTCGACCTGAAGCGTGCCGAAGTCGCGTTCGCCCCGGCCGAGGTCGAAGCGGCCGGCGACGACGACTTCCGCAAGCACCGCGGTCTGGTCAAGGGCTACATCGGACCGCAGGTGCTCGGTGCCGAGAGCGCGACCGGCCTGCGGTACTTCGTCGACCCCCGGGTCGTCGACGGCACCACCTGGGTCACCGGCGCCAACGAGCGCGGGGTGCACGTCTCCGGCCTGGTCGCCGGGCGGGACTTCACCGCCGACGGTGTCGCCGAGGTGTCCGACGTCCGTGCCGGCGACCCCGCGCCCGACGGTTCCGGCCCGCTCGAGACCGCCCGTGGCATGGAGATCGGCCACGTCTTCCAGCTCGGCCGGAAGTACGCCGAGGCCCTGGGGCTCAAGGTGCAGGACGAGAACGGCAAGCTGGCGACCGTCACGATGGGCTCGTACGGCATCGGTGTCACCCGCATCCTGGCGATCCTGGCCGAGGCGCACAACGACGAGAAGGGCCTGGCCTGGCCCAAGCACGTCGCGCCGTTCGACGTGCACGTCGTCGCCACGGGCAAGGACGCCACCGCGTTCGACCTCGCCGAGTCGATCGTCGCCCAGCTCGAGGGCGAGCGCTTCGAGGTGGTCTACGACGACCGACCGAAGGTGTCGCCCGGTGTCAAGCTCCGCGACGCCGAACTGCTCGGCATGCCGATCGTGGTGGTGGCGGGCCGCAACGCGGCCGACGGCGTGGTCGAACTCTGGGATCGAGCGACCGGCGAGCGTCGTGACGTGCCCGTGGCCGAGCTGGTGGACGCCGTCCGGGCGATCTGA
- the ispG gene encoding flavodoxin-dependent (E)-4-hydroxy-3-methylbut-2-enyl-diphosphate synthase: MPKAPETLAPRRKSRQIRVGKVLVGGDAPVSVQSMTTTPTTNINATLQQIAELTASGCDIVRVAVPSQDDADALPIIAKKSQIPVIADIHFQPKYVFQAIDAGCAAVRVNPGNIRKFDDQVGAIAKAAKDAGVSLRIGVNAGSLEPSLLQKYGKATPEALVESAVWEASLFEEHDFHDFKISVKHNDPIIMVKAYRQLAERGDWPLHLGVTEAGPEFQGTIKSATAFGILLGEGIGDTIRVSLSAPPAQEVKVGLQILQSLNLRERKLEIVSCPSCGRAQVDVYQLANDVTSGLEGMTVPLRVAVMGCVVNGPGEAREADLGVASGNGKGQIFVKGQVIKTVPEAEIVGTLIDEANRLADEMGPAAGTGKPLVVTS, translated from the coding sequence ATGCCGAAGGCCCCCGAAACCCTGGCCCCTCGTCGCAAGTCCCGGCAGATCCGGGTCGGCAAGGTCCTCGTCGGTGGTGACGCCCCCGTGTCGGTGCAGTCGATGACCACGACGCCGACCACGAACATCAACGCGACCCTGCAGCAGATCGCCGAGCTCACCGCCTCCGGTTGCGACATCGTCCGGGTCGCCGTGCCGAGCCAGGACGACGCGGACGCGCTGCCGATCATCGCGAAGAAGTCGCAGATCCCGGTGATCGCCGACATCCACTTCCAGCCGAAGTACGTGTTCCAGGCCATCGACGCCGGGTGCGCCGCGGTGCGCGTGAACCCGGGCAACATCCGGAAGTTCGACGACCAGGTCGGGGCGATCGCCAAGGCCGCGAAGGACGCCGGTGTGAGCCTGCGCATCGGGGTGAACGCCGGCTCGCTCGAGCCGAGCCTGCTGCAGAAGTACGGCAAGGCCACGCCCGAAGCGCTCGTCGAGTCCGCCGTGTGGGAGGCGAGCCTGTTCGAGGAGCACGACTTCCACGACTTCAAGATCTCGGTGAAGCACAACGACCCGATCATCATGGTGAAGGCGTACCGGCAGCTGGCCGAGCGCGGCGACTGGCCGCTGCACCTCGGCGTCACCGAGGCGGGCCCGGAGTTCCAGGGCACCATCAAGAGCGCCACGGCGTTCGGCATCCTGCTCGGCGAGGGCATCGGCGACACGATCCGTGTCTCGCTCTCCGCCCCGCCCGCACAAGAGGTGAAGGTGGGTCTGCAGATCCTGCAGTCGCTCAACCTCCGCGAACGCAAGCTCGAGATCGTCTCCTGCCCGAGCTGTGGCCGTGCGCAGGTCGACGTCTACCAGCTCGCCAACGACGTCACCTCGGGGCTCGAGGGCATGACCGTGCCCTTGCGCGTCGCCGTCATGGGCTGCGTCGTGAACGGACCGGGCGAGGCGCGTGAGGCAGACCTCGGCGTCGCCTCGGGCAACGGCAAGGGGCAGATCTTCGTGAAGGGGCAGGTCATCAAGACCGTCCCCGAGGCCGAGATCGTCGGGACCCTGATCGACGAGGCGAACCGCCTCGCCGACGAGATGGGCCCGGCGGCCGGCACCGGCAAGCCGCTGGTGGTCACCTCGTAG
- a CDS encoding YlxR family protein codes for MAWGRGRAGSRSSESRSRVDAVRTCIGSRRRAPRSSLLRVVALSDGSVVADPKAVMPGRGAWLTPTVEAYELAVKRRAFRRALRLERDPDTSAVHEYLAGLQSPNGTEPERPDMTEQAERLMDN; via the coding sequence GTGGCGTGGGGCCGCGGGCGCGCCGGATCGCGGTCGTCGGAGTCAAGGAGTAGAGTGGACGCCGTCAGAACGTGCATCGGCAGTCGTCGCCGTGCACCCCGATCCTCCCTCCTCCGTGTCGTCGCCCTCAGCGACGGTTCCGTCGTGGCGGATCCGAAGGCAGTCATGCCGGGCCGGGGGGCATGGCTCACACCGACCGTCGAAGCGTACGAACTGGCCGTCAAGCGCAGGGCATTCCGCCGTGCGCTCCGGCTGGAGCGTGATCCCGACACGTCCGCGGTGCACGAGTACCTCGCAGGGCTGCAGAGCCCGAACGGCACGGAACCCGAGCGCCCGGACATGACAGAACAGGCTGAACGGCTTATGGACAACTGA
- the nusA gene encoding transcription termination factor NusA — protein sequence MKIDLAVLRLMEREREIPFDELVQIIESAILTAYQKHRAENDEPVDAQARVELDRKSGEVSVFVPERDDDDNVIGESVDQPSDFGRIAAFAAKQVINQRLRDIGDDKILGEFRGKEGDIVAGIVQQGPNPKMVMVDLGTVEAILPPEEQVPGETYTHGMRLRVYVTSVGRGNKGPQITVSRTHPGLVRKLFALEVPEIASGVVEITSLAREAGHRTKMAVKANEPGVNAKGACIGELGARVRSVTNELGAEKIDIVDWSSDLSTFVASALSPAKVTSAFVLDASTKAVRALVPDYQLSLAIGKEGQNARLAAKLTGARIDIQPDSILDGDD from the coding sequence GTGAAGATCGACCTCGCAGTCCTGCGACTCATGGAGCGTGAACGGGAGATCCCGTTCGACGAGCTCGTCCAGATCATCGAATCTGCCATCCTGACCGCCTACCAGAAGCACCGTGCTGAGAACGACGAGCCCGTCGACGCCCAGGCGCGCGTGGAGCTCGACCGCAAGTCCGGCGAGGTCTCGGTCTTCGTCCCCGAGCGCGACGACGACGACAACGTCATCGGCGAGTCGGTCGACCAGCCGAGCGACTTCGGCCGGATCGCGGCGTTCGCGGCCAAGCAGGTCATCAACCAGCGTCTCCGGGACATCGGCGACGACAAGATCCTCGGCGAGTTCCGCGGCAAGGAAGGCGACATCGTCGCCGGCATCGTGCAGCAGGGACCGAACCCGAAGATGGTCATGGTCGACCTCGGCACCGTCGAGGCGATCCTGCCGCCGGAAGAGCAGGTGCCGGGGGAGACCTACACGCACGGCATGCGACTCCGCGTCTACGTGACGAGTGTCGGCCGTGGCAACAAGGGCCCGCAGATCACCGTGTCCCGGACCCACCCGGGCCTGGTCCGCAAGCTCTTCGCACTCGAGGTTCCGGAGATCGCGTCCGGCGTCGTGGAGATCACCTCCCTGGCGCGCGAGGCCGGCCACCGCACCAAGATGGCGGTCAAGGCGAACGAGCCCGGCGTGAACGCGAAGGGTGCCTGCATCGGCGAACTCGGGGCCCGCGTCCGGTCCGTCACGAACGAACTCGGTGCCGAGAAGATCGACATCGTGGACTGGTCGTCCGACCTGTCCACGTTCGTCGCCAGCGCCCTGTCGCCGGCCAAGGTGACGAGTGCGTTCGTGCTCGACGCCTCGACGAAGGCGGTCCGTGCACTGGTGCCCGACTACCAGCTGTCGCTCGCGATCGGCAAGGAAGGGCAGAACGCCCGACTCGCTGCCAAGCTGACCGGTGCACGCATCGACATCCAGCCGGACTCGATCCTCGACGGGGACGACTGA
- a CDS encoding cytosine permease translates to MSAEPAARPRSSTVEQPSATGTRAIEHQGIDVIGEGERKGRPRGLFWPWFAANISVLGLAYGSFVLGFGISLAQALVVSVVGVVFSFLLCGIVAVAGKRGSAPTMVLSRAAFGVRGNRLPSFLSWVLTVGWETALAALAVLATSTVFRELGWDDGVLTKLVALLVVAALVVGAGIAGFDVIMRLQTWITVVTGLLTVVYVVLALPSIDLGRLGALPAGSAQQVVGALVLVMTGFGLGWVNAAADYSRYLPRSSSTGGVVGWTTFGGALAPVVLVVVGVMLAGSSDDLGAAISVDPIGALVTVMPTWFLVPFAVVAILGLVGGAVLDIYSSGLALLSAGVRIPRPVAAGVDGVLMVAGAVFVVFFATDFIGPFQAFLITLGVPIAAWCGVFVADVLLRRRAYAEGELDTPRGRYGDVRWSAIGLVVVGSVLGWGLVTNTTAGAELVHWQGFLLGPFGLGGVTGPWAYANLGVLVALLVGFLGTLLLGRGAVRRQESLPVTEPVSRVPEGELHP, encoded by the coding sequence ATGAGCGCAGAGCCAGCGGCCCGTCCCCGGTCGTCGACCGTCGAGCAGCCGTCCGCCACGGGGACCCGGGCCATCGAACACCAGGGGATCGACGTCATCGGCGAGGGTGAACGCAAGGGACGCCCTCGCGGACTCTTCTGGCCGTGGTTCGCCGCGAACATCTCGGTGCTCGGGCTGGCCTACGGCTCGTTCGTCCTCGGTTTCGGGATCTCACTCGCACAGGCGCTGGTGGTGTCGGTCGTGGGCGTGGTGTTCTCGTTCCTGCTCTGCGGCATCGTCGCCGTCGCCGGCAAACGCGGCTCCGCACCGACCATGGTGCTGAGTCGTGCCGCGTTCGGTGTCCGCGGCAACCGGCTCCCCTCGTTCCTCAGCTGGGTGTTGACGGTCGGGTGGGAGACCGCCCTCGCCGCACTGGCGGTGCTCGCCACCTCGACCGTGTTCCGCGAGCTCGGGTGGGACGACGGCGTGCTCACGAAGCTCGTCGCACTGCTCGTCGTCGCCGCACTCGTGGTCGGCGCCGGGATCGCGGGCTTCGACGTCATCATGCGGTTGCAGACGTGGATCACCGTGGTGACCGGCCTCCTGACCGTCGTCTACGTGGTGCTCGCCCTGCCCTCGATCGACCTGGGACGGCTCGGGGCGCTGCCGGCGGGGAGCGCGCAGCAGGTCGTCGGCGCGCTCGTCCTGGTGATGACCGGCTTCGGGCTCGGGTGGGTGAACGCCGCCGCGGACTACTCCCGCTACCTGCCGCGGTCGTCGTCGACCGGGGGTGTGGTGGGCTGGACGACGTTCGGCGGTGCGCTCGCGCCCGTGGTCCTCGTGGTCGTCGGCGTCATGCTCGCGGGCTCGTCCGACGACCTCGGTGCGGCGATCTCCGTCGACCCGATCGGCGCCCTCGTGACGGTGATGCCGACCTGGTTCCTCGTGCCGTTCGCCGTCGTCGCGATCCTCGGACTCGTCGGCGGTGCGGTGCTCGACATCTACTCGTCCGGACTCGCGCTCCTCAGCGCCGGGGTCCGGATCCCGCGTCCGGTCGCGGCCGGTGTCGACGGTGTCCTCATGGTGGCGGGGGCGGTCTTCGTGGTGTTCTTCGCGACGGACTTCATCGGCCCGTTCCAGGCCTTCCTCATCACCCTCGGCGTGCCGATCGCCGCCTGGTGCGGTGTGTTCGTCGCGGACGTCCTGCTCCGCCGTCGCGCGTACGCCGAGGGAGAGCTCGACACGCCGCGAGGTCGGTACGGGGACGTGCGGTGGTCCGCGATCGGGCTGGTCGTCGTCGGGTCGGTCCTCGGCTGGGGGCTCGTCACGAACACGACGGCGGGCGCGGAGCTCGTGCACTGGCAGGGCTTCCTGCTCGGGCCGTTCGGCCTCGGCGGCGTGACGGGGCCGTGGGCGTACGCGAACCTCGGCGTGCTCGTGGCGCTGCTCGTCGGGTTCCTCGGCACCCTGCTGCTCGGTCGGGGCGCGGTCCGTCGGCAGGAGTCGCTCCCGGTCACCGAGCCGGTGTCCCGTGTCCCCGAGGGGGAGCTGCACCCGTGA